In Saccharothrix syringae, the following are encoded in one genomic region:
- a CDS encoding lipopolysaccharide biosynthesis protein has protein sequence MARPVTAGLERKVTSAIRWSAVNSLLQRLGQVGVGVLVARLVAPEQFGVFAVALVVLNIVLSVSEMGVSVALVRSDKPVAELAPTVTTLSIASGALLCLVCVVGAPWFAGAMGTPQATGVIQLMSVSLVVAGASAVPGALLQREFRQNHKFVADTSAFVVGTTVVVVLAVLGFGAWSLAWSRIATNLVSAGVMFAYTEQRYRPGFDARQARELLAFGLPLAGASLLVFGVLNVDQIVVGSVLGTVPLGYYLLAFNLANWPVAAFSQPVRSVSLAAFSQVRNDPAVFTRTFARALRLLSLATVPACVLLAVLADPLVRVVYGERWAPAAQALALLVLLGALRVALELGYDYLASAGRSRAILVIHLVWLVALVPLLALGAHVDGIRGVAAAQSVVVLVFIVPAYLVAFRPYGVRARDLGAAVARPVLGGAVMVAVAVGVQELVADPLLRLLVGGAAASLAYAAVVFPLRHEVLGLLRRSNA, from the coding sequence GTGGCGCGGCCAGTGACCGCCGGCCTGGAGCGCAAGGTCACCTCGGCGATCAGGTGGAGCGCCGTCAACAGCCTCCTGCAGCGGTTGGGGCAGGTCGGCGTGGGCGTGCTCGTCGCCCGGCTGGTCGCGCCCGAGCAGTTCGGCGTGTTCGCCGTCGCGCTGGTGGTGCTCAACATCGTGCTCAGCGTGAGCGAGATGGGCGTGAGCGTCGCCCTGGTGCGCAGCGACAAGCCGGTGGCGGAGCTGGCGCCGACGGTGACCACCCTGTCGATCGCCTCCGGCGCCCTGCTGTGCCTGGTGTGCGTGGTCGGCGCGCCGTGGTTCGCCGGCGCCATGGGCACGCCGCAGGCCACCGGCGTGATCCAGCTCATGTCGGTGTCGCTGGTGGTGGCGGGCGCGTCGGCGGTGCCGGGCGCGCTGCTCCAGCGCGAGTTCCGGCAGAACCACAAGTTCGTGGCGGACACCTCCGCGTTCGTGGTCGGCACGACCGTCGTGGTGGTGCTGGCCGTGCTCGGGTTCGGCGCCTGGAGCCTGGCGTGGTCGCGGATCGCGACCAACCTCGTGTCGGCCGGGGTGATGTTCGCCTACACCGAGCAGCGCTACCGGCCCGGGTTCGACGCCCGGCAGGCGCGGGAGCTGCTCGCGTTCGGCCTGCCGCTGGCCGGGGCCAGCCTGCTGGTGTTCGGCGTGCTCAACGTCGACCAGATCGTGGTCGGCAGCGTGCTGGGCACCGTGCCGCTGGGGTACTACCTGCTGGCGTTCAACCTGGCCAACTGGCCGGTGGCGGCGTTCTCGCAACCGGTGCGCAGCGTCTCGCTGGCGGCGTTCTCGCAGGTCAGGAACGACCCGGCGGTGTTCACGCGGACGTTCGCCCGCGCGCTGCGGCTGCTGTCGCTGGCCACCGTGCCCGCGTGCGTGCTGCTGGCCGTGCTGGCCGACCCGCTGGTCCGGGTCGTCTACGGCGAGCGGTGGGCGCCCGCGGCGCAGGCGCTGGCGCTGCTGGTGCTGCTGGGCGCGCTGCGCGTGGCGCTGGAGCTGGGGTACGACTACCTGGCCAGCGCCGGGCGGTCGCGCGCCATCCTGGTCATCCACCTGGTGTGGCTGGTCGCGCTGGTGCCGCTGCTCGCGCTGGGCGCGCACGTGGACGGCATCCGGGGTGTGGCCGCGGCGCAGAGCGTGGTCGTGCTGGTGTTCATCGTGCCCGCGTACCTGGTGGCGTTCCGGCCCTACGGGGTGCGGGCGCGCGACCTGGGTGCCGCCGTGGCGCGCCCGGTGCTCGGCGGCGCGGTGATGGTCGCGGTCGCGGTGGGCGTGCAGGAACTGGTCGCGGACCCGCTGTTGCGGTTGCTGGTGGGCGGCGCGGCCGCGTCGCTGGCCTACGCCGCCGTCGTCTTCCCCCTGCGCCACGAGGTGCTGGGGCTGCTGAGGAGGAGCAACGCGTGA
- a CDS encoding glycosyltransferase family 2 protein, with amino-acid sequence MTEPSARPTVDVVIPCYNYARFLRACVRSVLDQPGVDVRVLIIDDASGDDTPEVVAELTRDPRVEGRRHEVNAGHIATYNEGLLEWAKADYTVLLSADDLLAPGWLARAAGVFEANPGVGMVYGRVVYYRDREALPKVVAPPAGRTVWSGVDWIEARCRTGQNVLSSPEAVVRTSVQQRVGGYRPDLPHAGDLEMWMRIAAVSDVGYVRGEPAAYYRVHQQSMMRTRFSSLFADLEQRQAVFDLFFREHPDLPPRLRELANRSIARDALWRAVRAYDRDQLAEIPVDELEDFARRVYPATARLPEHRALRRRRALGPKVCSRTQVFVGSHLVKRGRGLVGKQIWKWRGQ; translated from the coding sequence GTGACTGAGCCCTCGGCACGACCCACGGTCGACGTGGTCATACCCTGCTACAACTACGCGCGGTTCCTGCGGGCATGCGTGCGGAGCGTGCTCGACCAGCCCGGTGTGGACGTGCGGGTGCTGATCATCGACGACGCCTCCGGCGACGACACGCCCGAAGTGGTGGCCGAGCTCACCCGGGACCCGCGCGTCGAGGGCCGCCGCCACGAGGTGAACGCGGGTCACATCGCGACCTACAACGAGGGCCTGCTGGAGTGGGCCAAGGCCGACTACACCGTGCTGCTCTCCGCCGACGACCTGCTGGCCCCCGGCTGGCTGGCCCGGGCCGCGGGGGTGTTCGAGGCCAACCCCGGGGTCGGCATGGTCTACGGGCGGGTCGTGTACTACCGCGACCGCGAAGCGTTGCCGAAGGTGGTCGCGCCCCCGGCGGGCCGCACCGTGTGGTCCGGTGTGGACTGGATCGAGGCGCGCTGCCGCACCGGGCAGAACGTGCTGTCCTCGCCCGAGGCCGTGGTGCGCACGTCCGTGCAGCAGCGGGTCGGCGGCTACCGGCCCGACCTGCCGCACGCCGGCGACCTGGAGATGTGGATGCGCATCGCCGCGGTGTCCGACGTCGGCTACGTGCGCGGCGAGCCCGCCGCGTACTACCGCGTGCACCAGCAGAGCATGATGCGCACCCGGTTCTCGTCGCTGTTCGCCGACCTGGAGCAGCGGCAGGCCGTGTTCGACCTGTTCTTCCGCGAGCACCCCGACCTGCCGCCGCGGCTGCGCGAGCTGGCCAACCGGTCCATCGCCAGGGACGCGCTGTGGCGCGCGGTCCGCGCCTACGACCGCGACCAGCTCGCCGAGATCCCGGTGGACGAGCTGGAGGACTTCGCCCGCCGCGTCTACCCCGCCACCGCCCGGCTGCCCGAGCACCGGGCGCTGCGGCGGCGGCGCGCCCTGGGGCCGAAGGTGTGCAGCCGGACCCAGGTGTTCGTCGGGTCGCACCTGGTCAAGCGGGGGCGCGGCCTGGTGGGCAAGCAGATCTGGAAGTGGCGCGGCCAGTGA
- a CDS encoding glycosyltransferase, which translates to MDHVILTRFNLPSVGAESVVRAREGWLVERVGLFERYCLPSVAAQTSANFRWLIYFDPESPGWLKDRIASHGDAYTPVFRTRVSREELLEDITKLFPTRGDGLITTNLDNDDGLATDFVARLQAARPTGRRTALYLANGLVKSPGGLYAHHDPDNAFASMREGWDDPVTCWTDWHNRLHRHAEVLSLGGAPGWLQVVHGRNVSNRTRGRLVSPVPHRARFGAALDDVPEPAGRVIARDRFVGHPLRVARDGARYLAKTTAMRLLGPGGFEKAKQVLAARGRPGTPN; encoded by the coding sequence ATGGACCACGTCATTCTGACGCGCTTCAACCTGCCGTCCGTGGGCGCCGAGAGCGTCGTGCGGGCGCGGGAGGGGTGGTTGGTCGAGCGCGTCGGGCTGTTCGAGCGGTACTGCCTGCCCTCGGTGGCGGCGCAGACCAGCGCGAACTTCCGGTGGCTCATCTACTTCGACCCGGAGAGCCCCGGCTGGCTCAAGGACAGGATCGCCTCCCACGGCGACGCGTACACGCCCGTGTTCCGCACGCGGGTGAGCCGCGAGGAGCTGCTGGAGGACATCACCAAGCTCTTCCCCACCAGGGGCGACGGCCTCATCACCACCAACCTCGACAACGACGACGGCCTGGCCACCGACTTCGTCGCCCGCCTCCAGGCGGCCCGCCCCACCGGCCGCCGCACCGCGCTCTACCTGGCGAACGGCCTGGTCAAGAGCCCGGGCGGGTTGTACGCGCACCACGACCCGGACAACGCGTTCGCCTCGATGCGGGAGGGCTGGGACGACCCGGTGACGTGCTGGACCGACTGGCACAACCGCCTGCACCGGCACGCCGAGGTGCTGTCGCTGGGCGGCGCGCCCGGCTGGCTCCAGGTGGTGCACGGGCGCAACGTGAGCAACCGCACGCGCGGCCGGCTGGTGTCACCCGTCCCGCACCGGGCGCGTTTCGGCGCGGCGCTGGACGACGTGCCCGAGCCCGCCGGGCGGGTGATCGCCCGTGACCGGTTCGTGGGACATCCCTTGCGGGTGGCGCGTGACGGGGCCAGATACTTGGCCAAGACGACGGCGATGCGGCTCCTCGGCCCCGGTGGCTTCGAGAAGGCCAAGCAGGTACTGGCCGCGCGCGGCCGCCCCGGAACCCCCAACTGA
- a CDS encoding YVTN family beta-propeller repeat protein, translating to MVHRFIRKATATGGAAAVGAALLLVPTATANAEPTRVLGYVANNGGGVSVLDTATDAVTSTIGDSTAGSPYGVGVAFDGARGYVTNVRDNTLTVIDTPTNTVDAAVPVGDGPAGVVVAPDGGHVYVSNYRAGTVSVVDAATLTATETIPVGPNADGVAISPDGSRLYVAHDVVGPGTVSVVDTATNTEVAEVATGSTPTAVAVTPDGAKLLVVNKLSNNVAVVSTATNAVIGTIPVSFIPHGIAISPDGARAYVTNSENHTLSVVDVTALTHVAQVPVGSRPVGVALTPDGARAYVTNFNSGTVSVVDTATLAVVDTVPVGENPVGIAIHAVPPAPTKLTAGYAQLQTRLLYFQLRGLDATLVESHTGRPVVGEQVSFRTVKGHPLCTATTGATGKATCDANVPLVVGLATLLRGYTAGFAGDTAHGTSAAHGGVVLSLL from the coding sequence ATGGTGCACAGATTCATCCGCAAGGCGACCGCGACCGGCGGCGCCGCGGCGGTGGGGGCGGCGCTGCTGCTCGTGCCGACCGCCACCGCGAACGCCGAGCCCACCCGGGTGCTCGGGTACGTGGCCAACAACGGCGGTGGGGTGTCCGTGCTGGACACCGCCACCGACGCGGTCACCAGCACGATCGGCGACTCCACCGCCGGCTCGCCCTACGGCGTGGGCGTGGCGTTCGACGGCGCGCGCGGCTACGTGACCAACGTCCGCGACAACACGCTGACCGTCATCGACACGCCGACCAACACCGTGGACGCGGCGGTGCCGGTCGGCGACGGCCCGGCGGGCGTGGTGGTCGCGCCCGACGGCGGCCACGTGTACGTGTCGAACTACCGGGCGGGCACGGTGTCCGTGGTGGACGCGGCCACGCTGACCGCCACCGAGACCATCCCGGTCGGCCCGAACGCCGACGGCGTGGCGATCAGCCCGGACGGCTCCCGGTTGTACGTGGCGCACGACGTGGTCGGCCCCGGCACGGTGTCCGTGGTGGACACCGCGACCAACACCGAGGTCGCCGAGGTCGCCACCGGCAGCACGCCGACCGCGGTGGCGGTGACCCCGGACGGCGCGAAGCTGCTGGTGGTCAACAAGCTCTCCAACAACGTGGCCGTGGTGAGCACCGCGACCAACGCCGTGATCGGCACCATCCCGGTCAGCTTCATCCCGCACGGCATCGCGATCTCGCCCGACGGGGCCCGCGCGTACGTCACCAACAGCGAGAACCACACGCTGTCCGTGGTGGACGTCACCGCGCTGACCCACGTCGCGCAGGTCCCGGTGGGCAGCAGGCCCGTCGGCGTCGCCCTCACCCCGGACGGCGCCCGCGCGTACGTGACGAACTTCAACAGCGGCACGGTGTCCGTCGTGGACACCGCGACGCTGGCCGTGGTCGACACCGTGCCGGTGGGCGAGAACCCGGTGGGCATCGCGATCCACGCGGTGCCGCCCGCGCCGACGAAGCTCACCGCGGGGTACGCGCAGCTCCAGACCCGCCTGCTGTACTTCCAGCTGCGCGGCCTGGACGCCACCCTGGTCGAGTCGCACACCGGCCGCCCGGTGGTCGGCGAGCAGGTGTCGTTCCGCACCGTCAAGGGCCACCCGCTGTGCACCGCCACCACCGGCGCCACGGGCAAGGCGACGTGCGACGCGAACGTGCCGCTGGTGGTCGGCCTGGCCACCCTGCTGCGGGGCTACACCGCCGGGTTCGCCGGCGACACCGCCCACGGCACGTCAGCCGCCCACGGCGGCGTCGTCCTGAGCCTGCTGTGA
- a CDS encoding MFS transporter produces the protein MYVASARPRDRVRGKVPGTVVALGAVSLLTDVSAEMVTAFMPVYLLFSLNMSYAQFGFLDGLYTGATAVLRLVGGHLSDRTRRHKAVAAAGYGLSAVTKLIFPVVGASAFGIGATLAADRAGKGLRTAPRDALISLATPPERLGAAFGVHRTMDTVGALLGPLVTFLLLYWIGVVAGPVFVVSGCFAVVGLIVLAAFVREHPAPAPSGPKPSVRAGLALLRGTGYRRVAVASAVLGLATLSDAFVFVLVQEATGAPLSLLALFPLGTALVFLLAAAPAGRLADRVGRWPVFLGGHVLLLGVYALLLLAPGTGYWGAGAALLLHGLFYAATDGVLSARVSALVPETLRASGLAVVQTGQALARFASSVAFGFLLQYAAFGTAVHAAIGSLLVAVLAAWWLTARGSAPHGDASPGSGSPGGGSQQAQDDAAVGG, from the coding sequence ATGTACGTAGCGTCCGCCCGACCGCGCGACCGGGTCAGGGGCAAGGTCCCGGGCACCGTGGTCGCCCTGGGCGCGGTGAGCCTGCTGACCGACGTGTCGGCCGAGATGGTGACCGCGTTCATGCCCGTCTACCTGCTGTTCTCGCTCAACATGAGCTACGCCCAGTTCGGTTTCCTCGACGGGCTCTACACCGGCGCCACCGCGGTGCTGCGGCTCGTCGGCGGGCACCTGTCCGACCGCACGAGGCGGCACAAGGCGGTCGCCGCGGCCGGTTACGGGCTGTCGGCGGTGACGAAGCTCATCTTCCCGGTGGTCGGCGCGTCGGCGTTCGGGATCGGCGCGACGCTGGCCGCCGACCGCGCGGGCAAGGGCCTGCGCACCGCGCCGCGCGACGCGCTGATCTCGCTGGCCACGCCGCCGGAGCGGCTGGGCGCGGCGTTCGGCGTGCACCGCACCATGGACACCGTCGGCGCGCTGCTCGGGCCGCTGGTGACGTTCCTGCTGCTGTACTGGATCGGCGTGGTCGCCGGGCCGGTGTTCGTGGTCAGCGGCTGCTTCGCGGTGGTGGGGTTGATCGTGCTGGCGGCGTTCGTGCGGGAGCACCCCGCGCCCGCGCCGTCGGGGCCGAAGCCGTCGGTGCGGGCCGGGTTGGCGCTGCTGCGCGGGACCGGGTACCGGCGGGTGGCGGTCGCCTCGGCGGTGCTGGGCCTGGCGACGCTGTCCGACGCGTTCGTGTTCGTCCTGGTGCAGGAGGCCACCGGCGCGCCGCTGAGCCTGCTCGCCCTGTTCCCGCTGGGCACCGCGCTGGTGTTCCTGCTGGCCGCCGCGCCCGCGGGCAGGCTGGCCGACCGGGTCGGCCGGTGGCCGGTGTTCCTGGGCGGGCACGTGCTGCTGCTCGGCGTCTACGCGCTGCTGCTGCTGGCCCCCGGCACCGGCTACTGGGGCGCGGGCGCGGCGCTGCTGCTGCACGGCCTGTTCTACGCCGCCACCGACGGCGTGCTGTCCGCGCGGGTGAGCGCGCTGGTGCCGGAGACGCTGCGGGCGTCGGGCCTGGCCGTCGTGCAGACCGGCCAGGCCCTCGCCCGGTTCGCGTCCTCGGTGGCGTTCGGCTTCCTGCTCCAGTACGCCGCCTTCGGCACCGCCGTCCACGCCGCCATCGGCTCCCTGCTGGTCGCCGTGCTGGCCGCGTGGTGGCTCACCGCCCGGGGAAGCGCCCCCCACGGGGATGCCTCCCCGGGCAGTGGCTCACCGGGCGGTGGCTCACAGCAGGCTCAGGACGACGCCGCCGTGGGCGGCTGA
- a CDS encoding WecB/TagA/CpsF family glycosyltransferase: MPDISQARVRVGAVDVWAVAETGVAEHVAGAWRRAEGGAIVTANVDIVRAATRDPALAALIAGSEVVVADGMPVVWAGRLAGVPVPERVTGSSLVFTLAGAAAREGRSVYLLGGNPGVPERAAAVLAERFPGLRVAGTDSPPFGFDTYPELTAEAVAKVVEAKPDLVMVGLGFPKQERLIRLLRAELPRTWFLGCGAGIPMAAGEFRRASGVVQKVGAEWLHRLALEPRRLAKRYLRDDLPFAFRLLGGALRTRFRRPGE; this comes from the coding sequence ATGCCGGACATCTCGCAGGCCCGCGTCCGCGTGGGTGCCGTCGACGTGTGGGCCGTCGCCGAGACCGGCGTGGCCGAGCACGTCGCCGGGGCGTGGCGGCGCGCCGAGGGCGGCGCGATCGTCACGGCCAACGTCGACATCGTGCGCGCCGCCACCCGCGACCCCGCGCTCGCCGCGCTCATCGCCGGCTCGGAGGTCGTCGTGGCCGACGGCATGCCGGTGGTGTGGGCGGGCAGGCTCGCGGGCGTGCCCGTGCCCGAGCGGGTCACCGGTTCCTCGCTGGTGTTCACCCTCGCCGGCGCCGCCGCCCGCGAGGGCCGCTCGGTCTACCTGCTGGGCGGCAACCCGGGCGTGCCCGAGCGCGCCGCCGCGGTGCTCGCCGAGCGGTTCCCGGGGCTGCGCGTGGCGGGCACGGACTCGCCGCCGTTCGGCTTCGACACCTACCCGGAGCTCACCGCCGAGGCCGTGGCCAAGGTGGTGGAGGCCAAGCCGGACCTGGTCATGGTCGGCCTGGGCTTCCCCAAGCAGGAGCGGCTGATCCGGCTGCTGCGCGCGGAGCTGCCGCGGACCTGGTTCCTGGGCTGCGGCGCGGGCATCCCGATGGCGGCGGGCGAGTTCCGCCGCGCCTCCGGCGTGGTGCAGAAGGTGGGCGCCGAGTGGCTGCACCGCCTCGCGCTCGAACCGCGCCGGCTGGCCAAGCGCTACCTGCGCGACGACCTGCCGTTCGCGTTCCGCCTGCTCGGGGGCGCGCTGCGCACCCGGTTCCGCCGTCCGGGGGAGTAG
- a CDS encoding glycosyltransferase, which yields MPLAVVVVTYHSADIVEDCLRSVAAALESIPDGRVVVVDNASADNTLEVVARVAPDARVVARASNDGFAAGVNAGFAAAPDCDVLVLNPDVRLAPDAIALLRAALAMPGTGIAVPRLVGADGAPQPSLRRAPNPLRALGEAVLGGTRAGRREALGELVVDPLRYDTAGTVDWATGAAWLISREAREATGVLEERYFLYSEETEYMLRAGDRGYAVRYEPRARAVHFGGEQSTSPVLWSMATTNRVRMVRERHGRPRAFAMWLVVLLNELLRAPRHAKHRTAARDLLAWRRWPARPGAGAEPGWICFSAQDWWYHNRAHSDFQLMRSMARHRRVLVVNSIGMRMPTRGNSTHVSRRILRKLRSVAKFVRRPLPEFYVMSPLPLPFYGSPLLRRVNAVLVRAQVRLVATALRMRTPVVMVTIPTAWDVVAPMRRHRLVFNRSDRHSDFPEADRAAIEALEHELLTHADHVVYVSNALMEEERPRTGARAHFLDHGVDVDHFTARPAHEWPDDIRSVPGPRVGFFGALDDFVVDFDLLERLAAELPEVSLVLIGDATHPMERFDKHPNVHWLGFRPYSLIPAYGSAFDVAIMPWQDNSWIKHSNPIKLKEYLALGLPVVSTDFAELAAYTDRVRAATTHAAFVDAVRLTLAQGAPLPPAALRASVQPHSWHSKATTLLRLTTTP from the coding sequence GTGCCGCTTGCCGTGGTCGTGGTGACCTACCACAGCGCCGACATCGTCGAGGACTGCCTCAGATCGGTCGCCGCCGCGCTGGAGTCCATCCCGGACGGTCGCGTCGTGGTGGTGGACAACGCCTCCGCGGACAACACCCTGGAGGTCGTCGCCCGGGTCGCGCCCGACGCGCGGGTCGTGGCCCGCGCCTCCAACGACGGGTTCGCCGCGGGCGTCAACGCGGGCTTCGCCGCCGCGCCCGACTGCGACGTCCTGGTGCTCAACCCCGACGTCCGGCTGGCACCGGACGCCATCGCGCTGCTGCGGGCCGCCCTGGCGATGCCGGGCACGGGCATCGCGGTGCCGCGCCTGGTCGGTGCCGACGGCGCGCCCCAGCCGTCGTTGCGGCGGGCGCCGAACCCGCTGCGCGCCCTGGGCGAGGCCGTGCTGGGCGGCACCCGCGCCGGCCGCCGCGAGGCGCTCGGCGAACTGGTCGTCGACCCCCTGCGCTACGACACGGCGGGCACCGTGGACTGGGCGACCGGCGCGGCGTGGCTGATCTCCCGCGAGGCCCGCGAGGCGACCGGCGTGCTGGAGGAGCGGTACTTCCTTTACTCGGAGGAGACCGAGTACATGCTGCGCGCCGGCGACCGCGGGTACGCCGTGCGCTACGAGCCGCGGGCGCGCGCCGTGCACTTCGGCGGTGAGCAGTCCACGTCACCGGTGCTGTGGTCGATGGCCACCACGAACCGGGTGCGCATGGTCCGCGAGCGCCACGGCCGCCCGCGCGCGTTCGCCATGTGGCTGGTGGTGCTGCTCAACGAGCTGCTGCGCGCGCCGCGGCACGCCAAGCACCGCACGGCCGCCCGGGACCTGCTGGCCTGGCGCCGCTGGCCCGCGCGCCCCGGCGCCGGCGCCGAACCGGGCTGGATCTGCTTCTCCGCGCAGGACTGGTGGTACCACAACCGGGCGCACTCGGACTTCCAGCTGATGCGGTCGATGGCCCGGCACCGCCGGGTGCTGGTGGTCAACAGCATCGGCATGCGGATGCCGACCCGCGGCAACAGCACCCACGTGTCCCGGCGCATCCTGCGCAAGCTGCGCAGCGTGGCCAAGTTCGTGCGCCGGCCGCTGCCCGAGTTCTACGTGATGTCCCCGCTGCCGCTGCCATTCTACGGCTCGCCGCTGCTGCGCCGGGTCAACGCGGTCCTGGTGCGCGCCCAGGTGCGCCTGGTCGCCACCGCGCTGCGCATGCGCACCCCGGTCGTCATGGTCACCATCCCGACCGCGTGGGACGTGGTCGCCCCGATGCGCAGGCACCGCCTGGTGTTCAACCGCTCGGACCGGCACTCGGACTTCCCCGAGGCCGACCGCGCCGCCATCGAGGCCCTGGAGCACGAGCTGCTGACCCACGCCGACCACGTGGTCTACGTGTCCAACGCCCTGATGGAGGAGGAGCGGCCGCGCACCGGCGCCCGCGCCCACTTCCTCGACCACGGCGTGGACGTCGACCACTTCACCGCCCGGCCCGCGCACGAGTGGCCCGACGACATCCGGTCGGTCCCCGGCCCGCGCGTCGGCTTCTTCGGCGCCCTGGACGACTTCGTGGTCGACTTCGACCTGCTCGAACGCCTCGCCGCCGAGCTGCCCGAGGTCTCCCTGGTGCTGATCGGCGACGCCACCCACCCGATGGAGCGCTTCGACAAGCACCCCAACGTCCACTGGCTGGGCTTCCGCCCCTACAGCCTGATCCCGGCCTACGGCTCGGCCTTCGACGTGGCGATCATGCCGTGGCAGGACAACAGCTGGATCAAGCACTCCAACCCGATCAAGCTCAAGGAGTACCTGGCCCTGGGCCTGCCGGTGGTCAGC